TCACCTTGTCGGTGGAAGTGTAATACACGTCGGAAGCGTCAACCGCACCTTGTTTCAATTCCATGCCGGCAATCACATTGTGTATTTCTCCGAACTTGTGCGAAGCATTGGCAAACAATCCCATATCGCTGCGCTTAGAAAGAACTTCCACGTAGTTGTAACGATTGTCGCTCAAGTAATCGCTTACCTTTTCGTAATTTTCCCTTTGATAGAAAAATCCAGCCTGCACATCATATTCTTTCAATTTTGCATTGTAGGCTGCATTTGCCTTCCATGTTTCCTGGCTGGTATAATTTCCGTTTTCCTGATAAACTTTTTCGCCGGCTCCGTGATAGTCGTTGTAATAATTAATGCTGGCGATAACATTCTGGTTTTTCGAAATATCGTAACCAATTTTCGCACCGGCTGACGCTTCTTTAAGGTTAGATTTACGGACATATTGTGTAATATCAGCTGGCGCCTGCGTAATGTAACCATCACTCTGGCGGGCAAAACTGTTAAGGCTCCAAAAGAATTTGCTGTCTTGGGGTTTTCCTGCAAGATATATTTTTCCACCTAAGGTATTGAAAGTTCCGTAATCCATGGATATTCTTCCGGAAAACGGTTCCACAGGCTTTTTACTAATAATATTGATAACGCCACCCATCGCATTGCCTCCGTAAAGAGAGGAGGCGGGGCCTTTTGCCACTTCTATCCTTTCGACATTATCTGTATTGATTTGGTTCCAATTAACGGTACCCCCATCGGTTTTATTCACAGGAATGCCATCCACAAGTATCAGCGTCCTTGCCTGATCTTTACCACTCAGTCCCCGCATGGTAATGGTTGCCTTGCTTGAGAAAATCCCGAAAGGACGATTTACGTTGATACCTGAAACGTATTCGAGTGCATCGTCAATGGTTTGCATTGGAATGGATTGCAACTGCCTTGGGGTAAGCACATTGATACGGTTAGGAACATTTTTAAGCTGGTTTTCGGTACGGGTTCCGGTGATCACCACTTCGTCGGCAAGGACTTTTTGAGGACTAAGCTGTATTACAATATTTTTTATCTGATTTTTCTCCAGAACAACCGTTTTTATCTCTTTTTGATAACCAATGAAACTGATTTCGAGTTTATATATTCCTGCATCGAGGTTCTTCAAAATGAATTCGCCTTTGCTATCGGTAGTTACACCTTTGCCTTTCAGATAAACGACATTGGCTCCCGTAAGGCTTTCGCCACTCTGGGCATCAGTAACTTTCCCTTTGACCACACCCTGTGCCTGAATATTTGCAGCAAACAGGAAAGAAATGATGGTGATGAGTAAAACTTTGAATCGCATATCTCTTTATTTTTGAACTTTAATAGCAAAAGTAATTTTCCCGTTTGCCTGGGTGTCGGCTTGCAGAACTTTTATCAGCCCGATTTTCCCGGAAATGGTTTTGAAAGGAAAAATGGTTCCTGCAATAGCGTACTTATATTTTCTTCGTCCCCAAAATTCGTTATAGGCTTTTATTAGCAGACTATCGTTTTCGGCAGCATCAAACTGTTCTGCTGTAATTTTGGTTACGTAATCGTATTTTGTATAGTTTTTGGGTTGCCAGGAATTTATTTCAGGATAATAATCCGGGGCATCCTGATCGCCAGGAGAGGAAAAAGTGGGAGACGGACCTGTGCCATCGGTAAAATAATAAATCAGCAAATCCACCTTGGATTGATTGGCAGTGGCATCCGGGGTAGAATATACCGTACCGTCGTCCATTTTCAGGAAATGACCATAGGTTGAATTTCCCTGATATCCCATGATAACCGACGGCAGGTTTATGATATTTCCGTAGTGGGTTAAGGAATCTTTTACAACGTTTAAGGTGATAGAAGCCGTTTTGCGGTCGGCATTCATGATGCGAAACGACCAGATTTCGTTTTCAAAATTATTTTTATAAAAAGTAATCACAGTATCTAATTCATCCTTGTAAAATCCAAAGTCGAGCATAGTAACGGTATCTTCGCTACTTCGAACTTCGATTACCAGATTGGTAATTTTAGCACCTCCACCCAGCATATGAATTCCGAACTTCATGGGCATCCCTTCTCCTACTACCGCACCATCTTTTGTAAGGGTGGTATCGTCCTGAATAAAGGAAATCGCTGGTATTTTATCTGTGGAATTTTCCTTGGAGCAGGAAAATAAAAAAGGCAATGCCCCTGCAAGCAGGAGCATTACGTACAAGGATAATTTATTCATTTTAAATTACTTTTGAATTTTTACTGTCATCCCTAATGAGCCGTCAGTATGGGTTATTACATTAAGAACTTTCAGTAATCCGTATTTCCCACCAGCGGTTTTAAATGCCCATACTTCACCTGCTTTGAGGTTTTTGGCTTTTTTAAATTGATTTGATGGGTCGTATGATTGAAGTATTAATTCATCATTGGTAATGGCATCAAACTGAACGGCAGTAAGTGTTGTTTTTACAAAATAAGTAACATTTTTAACGTCATAATTATCAGGAGCAGTACCTCCGGTAAAAATGCCGGTTATGTTTGAACCGGGAGCTGCAAGAGTAGTAAAATTGTTATGAGTAGAAAAAGTAGAATCTTCATAAAAACAGAACATGTCTATTTTAGCCTGATTTTCGAAAGCATCTGACTGAAAATAAGTAGTTCCATCGCTGGTAGAGAAGAAACTTGGTTTAGTAGTATTGGCTTGTGCACCAAGAACCACTGTATTGTAAGTAGTTATTTCTGTGCTGGGGCGAGATAAAACGATACTGGCTTCCGTTACTTTACCGGCAGCATCAGTTACAATAAATGTCCAGGTTTCGCTGGCTGAAGCACTTTTAATGATATTGAAATCCATAGAATATTGTAAAGCATTAAAAGTAGAATCAAGCATTAACTGATTATCGGCTTTCAAAACAAATTTTACAAGGTTGTCACTTCCATTGCTGATAGCCTGAACTCCAACTGTAACAGTGTCGTTATAATCTACTGTTGCGTTAGCCGAAGTGTAACCTGTAGTGGTTTTAAAACTCAGTGTTGGAGCGTCTTTGTCATCATCTTTTGAGCAGGATGCAAAGAACATGCCTGCAGATACAAGCATCACAAATGCAAAAATTAAGTGTTTCTTCATACGTTTAACTGTTTGATTAATAATTATTAAAATATTTAATTTATTGTTAAAATCTTCATTTCGTTATGAATAATTATTCATAACGTTGGCAAAAGTAATAGCTTTTTTAACAAAAGAAAAAGAAAATTCAGATTATTGATTACCGGTAGCGAATTTTTTTAGTTCAGCAGGGAGTTTCTCGTAACCCGTGGACTGCAACGGGATCACCGAAGGCTGACCGCACTGTTGCATAATTTTCATGCCTTTGTTTTTATCGAGCATAAATTTTACAAAGGCTTCCGCAGCAGCTCTGTTTGGAGCATTTTTCAAAATTGTCAGTCCGTAAATCATGGCTTCTCCGTTCTGAATTACCTTTTCGCCAGGTTTATCCCCGTTGATTTTCACATTTACCGTGGAATAAAACTTATTGAAAGCTGGATTTTTCAGATTAATATTGTCGGGCAACGCAAGATATTTCAGCCCATGCTGGATAGCAATAGACTTATAAATAAAAATATAATCTACCGATTGAGTTTCGAGCAAAGCCAAAAGGTCCACTTCCTTCGGACGCATCATGTTATTGTTTTTTGCCAGCAGCTTTCCGGCAAGACCAGTTTTTTTGTAATATTTTTCAGCTAATTTGCAGGTCAGAACCGTGCGATAGCCACAGGGGTCGCTGTTGGGGTCTGCCCTACCGACCAGCACATCTTTTTTCAGAAGAATATCGTACCAGTTGTTACGGGTAATTTTATCCGCATATTTCGACTGAAGGGTGTAAACAATCGCCATTTCGTTGCTGGCAAAACGGATGTTCCAGTCGGCATATTTCGGAATAAGCATTTTATCTATCACCTGGTAATCGGCGGAAGCGAGAATGTCGCATTCACGATTCAAATCGGTGATCTTACGTGCAGAAGCTACACTTCCTGCTGCCTCGGCTTTAACATTTACATTGGGATATTCTTTATTGAAAGCTTCAATCATCTTTTTCATGGGAACCGCCAGACTCCCGGCATGAAAAATAACCAGATCGCCGGAGATCTTCGGCTTTTGCGGAAAAGCCAACAAAAAAGAGAAAAGTATAAGCGAAAGCAGAGTAATTTTTCTCATCATTTTCTGAATTTTTATAAACCGGATGGAACATCCCCCTGTTTCAATCTTTTCTTCAAACGTATGATTACCTGGTTAACCGCCTCCTGAAATTCCTGATGAAACTGTTCGTAATTCTCCACAAAGCGTTTTCCTTCTTCCGTAAGAGTGGTTGTACCGCCGTGGGCTCCGCCCCTTTGCTTTTCGATAAGACAAAAGCCAAGAATTTCTTCGGCATTTCGCATGTCGCCCCAGGCTTTGCGATAGCTGATTCCTAACTTTTCCGCGGCAGCGACAAGCGAACCATTGGCATCAATGGCTTGCAAAAGTTGCCATTTTTCGTCATCCAGCACACTTTCCCCACCTTCGGCATTGATCCAGATGCGGTAGTTTACACGGACGTTAGAATACTTGTTGAATTTTTCCGGAAGCTCGTCCATACTCAATAATCTTATTTATACCTGCAAAGATACGCAGCATCGCCCGGAATTTTCAGTTTAAATTTACTGTCCTTGGCAACAATAAAAGTATCAAAAGGACGGTAGGTTTTCCATTCTTTTTCATTGGGAAGCAAAACCGTCATCTCCCCGGAAATCACGGTCATGTATTCGATGGTGGAAGTGCCGAATTCGTATTCACCGGCAGCCATTACGCCTACGGTTGCAGGACAGTCTGTTGTTGCAAAAGCGATGGATTTTACATTTCCATCGAAATATTCGTTGGATTTAAACATGATTCAAAGTTTTAAAATAATTATGCAAACTTAGATTAAAGGGGGAAAGTATCCAAATGGAAAATTCCTTGATATCCGGGTGGTGTGAAGTTTGCGATTTCGCATAAACAAACTGTAGTTTTTAACTACAATTCCAACTTTTGTTGTCAGATACAATCTGACTTTTATTCAGTGCAAAGTTAAAAACTTCGTACCACAGAATTTAAAGTATTATACTACAAACCATTCCCCGGCAACTCTTCACCAGGTCATCCGGATGAATTTTTAGTTGCAGTCCTCGCATACCGGCACTTACATAAATGAAATTGTACTGCCGGCAACTCTCGTGAATAAAAGTTGGGTAGTTTTTTTTCATCCCAATGGGTGAACATCCGCCACGGATATAACCGGTAATGCCCAAAAGTTCTTTCATATGTACCATTGCCACACTCTTGTTGTTGCTGACTTTTGCCAGGGCTTTCAGGTTCAGTTCCGCCCCGCCGGGAATCACTGCCACAATAATGCCCGTTTTATCGCCAAGGAGCACCAGCGTTTTAAATACAAGGTTAACACCTTCCCCTATTTTAGCGGCGGCAGAAGTTGCGCTCAGGTCATCTTCGTCCACCTCGTATTCTTTTAATTCATAAGATATGCCCTGCTTGTCCAATATCCGGGCTGCATTGGTTTTGTGCATAATACATCCGCTTTACATTAACGACTTATTGCATCTTTCAGCGTTTGTCGCAAAATGCGTACTTCCATTTCCAGTTCCCTGATTCGTTCCCGGGCTTGTTCATTGTTGTTCGGTTCAGTCTGAACCGGCTCGGTATAAGGAAGTTTTTCTGCAATTTCACGAAAAAAGTTGTATTGCAGTATTTCCGAAATCTCGAGTAACCGATGTACATGCAACGTTGGACGCTTTAACATGCCATGCACAGAAGCCTGGTTAAGATTTAGCTTGCGGGCTAAGCCAGATCCCGACATATGCTTGCGGTTTAATTCTCTTATTACCATTGGGACTACCTGAATTGTTTCCATAAAATTGTTTTTTTATACTTTTTACTAAGATATCTTTGTCAAAGATAAAAATATTTTTATTTATAACAAATATAGCTCTGTTTTTTACATAAATATCTCTATTCATTACTTAACTGATTTTATTTTTTACATATTTAATTTTGTTATTAATCATATTAATTCTATTTCATATAGATTTTTTATTGTTTTTTACCATTATAATTTTGTATATATCAAAACTATTTCTGTATTTTACCAATTTTCATATCTTTGGCACTTAAATTTTTGTCGCAGGCGTAAGATACAATCTGGCTTTTATACCAAAATAAAGTTTAGGCTGTTAAATAGGGTTTATAGGTCTTTAAATCTCTTTCGGATCACATTACAAACTAAAATCAAACAACAGTCGAATCTATACTTTGGTTACAAAACACAAATCGGGAACATCGTTCAGCTTTTTCTCAAAAAATTATCCACGGACACACCCCCTGTCGTTCGATACCATCGGTCAGATTTTACAAAAAGAGGGCTCCGTTATTCTTCCTTTGGATAACGAATATGTGTACAAAAACAGAGCAGGAATGAAGAATTTATTGGCGCTTGAAATCAATTTGATGCAATTATTTAGTTTTTAAATAAAGATTAACAACGCATTCTTTTGGTTACATGCAACTTACAAATAAATAAAAAAAATAATATTTTTTTAAAATTTATCATTTCGTTAACTATAAATAATTTATATTTGCAGCATTATTAATATTACACATTTAAAATAATGAAAAAAGAAGGAAAAGTAAAATTTTTTAACGAATCCAAAGGTTATGGATTCATTATGGACATTGCCTCTGAAAAAGAGTATTTCGTACATGCTTCCGGTTTAATTGACCGTATTAAAGAAGACGATGAAGTAACTTTTGATCTTCAAGAAGGCAAAAAAGGATTAAATGCAGTAAATGTAAAATTAGCATAGCATAAATTATATTTAAAGTTATTTTAATCACAAGCCCCGATTTATCGGGGCTTTTTTTTAGTTGACTACACATAATAAAACTCATATATTTATTTTTTATTTAGTTAAGCAGATTATTTCGTAAAGAACCGGCTAATTATTTTTTTTCAAAACCCTTTTGCCGGATGGGTAATCTGTAGTAATTTTGAGCACATTTTAAATACTAATTTTAATAACTAAAAAAGATATGGCAAAAAGAACTATCGTAACGATGCCCGGCGATGGCATCGGAAAAATTGTACTGGAACAGGCAATCCGTGTATTGGATGCAGCCGGTTTTGAAGCGGAATATGTTCACGGCAATATTGGCTGGGAATTTTGGTGCAAAGAAGGGAATCCTTTTCCCGACCGTACCATTGAATTATTAAAAAAACACAAAATTGCCCTCTTCGGCGCAATTACTTCCAAACCCAAGGACAAGGCTGCTGCTGAACTGGCTCCTGAATTGCAGGATAAAGGGTTTGTTTATTACAGTCCCATCGTTTCCATGCGTCAGATGTTCGACCTCGATATCTGCAAACGTCCATGCAAAACATTCAAAGGAAACCCACTCAACTTTATCCGTCGCGGAAAAGATGGAGAAATTGTAGAACCGGTTATTGATACTATGATCTTCCGCCAGAATACCGAAGGGCTCTACAGTGGGGTGGAATGGACCAATCCTCCTGACCAGGTGTATGATGCTTTAATGACACATCCCAAATTCAAACAGAATTTCGCATGGTGTCCCCGCCCCGAACTGGCTGTTTCCACCCGTATTTTCACTAAAAAACACACCGAACGCATTGTTCGTGAAGCATTCGAATATGCAAAAGAAAAAGGATTCAAATCCATCACTGTTTGCGAAAAGCCCAATGTAATCCGCGAAACTTCCGGAATGATGCTGAAAATAGCCCAGGACATGGCTAAAAATGAATACCCCGATATCCGTGTTGACAATACCAATATTGACGCCCAGATGATGTGGCTGACCAAAAATCCGGAAAAATACAATGTTATCGTTGCCGGAAATATGTTTGGCGACATTGTTTCCGATGGCTTTGCCGGTTTGATTGGCGGTCTTGGATTTGCCTGCAGTGCAAACATTGGTAAAGATGTTGCTGTATTTGAACCAACGCATGGTTCCGCTCCCAAATATGCAGATTATGAAGTTCCCATAGTTAACCCGATTGCAATGGTGATGTCGGCATGTATGATGCTCGACCATATCGGCGAAAACCAGATTTCTGCAAAAATTCAGAAAGCCGTAGCCGACGTTGTGGAAGAAGGCAAAGTAAAAGCTTACGACATGATGAAGCTAAGTGGTTCACCTGATGTTATTAAAAAAGGTGCCGCATCTACCGTACAAATGGCTGATGCAATCATTGCCAAACTGAAATAATTTTTTTGCCAGCAAAAGCCGGATTTCATCAAGTTGTGGAATCTGGCTTTTTTATAAGTAATTGCCGGTATTTGCATTTTATGAGAAAACACAAAACACTTATTGCCTTTGTTTTTTTATTGTTCTCGGTGGTATCTTTTTCACAGGATATCAGCGATTACAAAGTATTTTTTGCCTATGGCAATTTAAAAGAAAAAAAAGAACAGGTAATAGTAATCAGAAGTTTTCGAAATACAGGAGATGCCTGTTATCTGGCAGTTAATCCGGAAAATCTGAAAACATTTATCATAAGTAAATCTTCATTGGAAGTACATCCTTTGAATTTCGATAGCCTTTTGGTTTATTTTCAAGGATGTGCTTACGCAAATGGAATAAAAGATGCCTGGAAAAACTCTTCCAGAAACCAGGATGCCGGAATTGCCCATGCTCTGCCGGAAGTAAAAGGCATCATACTTACCATAGATCTTTGTCCTTCCGAGCGTCCACTTGACAAAAACATTTTCTCAAAATTGATAAAAAGCCTTGGAAAAGTAGAAAAGCCTGTTCCTATTGCAATCGCAATTACCGGAAAATGGATTAAAACCCACCAGGAAGATTTGGCATGGCTAAAGCAGAAAATTGAATCCCGGCAAATTACCATTGACTGGATAAACCATTCTTATTCACACCCAACATCCCGAACCCTGCCTTTGACAAAAAACTTTCTTTTAGAAAAAGGCACAGATATTCATCGTGAAGTATTACAAAATGAAATCACCATGCTTGAAAATGGGATGACACCTTCTGTTTTTTTCCGGTTTCCGGGGCTGATTTCCGACAAGGAAATTTTTGATAAAATATTATCCTTCGGTATTATCCCTGTAGGAAGCGATGCCTGGCTCGCCAAAAACCAGGAACCCCGAAATGGAAGCATTGTTCTTATTCATGGGAATGGTAATGAGCCGCTCGGCGTTAAAAAATTTATAAAAATCATTAATCAGGAACAATACAATATTAAAAATAACAACTGGCTGCTTTTTGACCTGAGAGAAAGTATTGCCAGGAAAGAAAGTATTAACAATTAAAATAAAAATTATGACAGATAGAGTAAAAAAACTCTGGCCCGAACTGGAGTGGATAAACAATGCTGACCTGAGAGAAAAGGTAGCTGCTACCTGGGAACTTGCTTTGCAACAAAGCGTTCTTACCACCAAAGACCTGGAAACTATCCCATTCACCTTGCTGTGTGGTCCCGATTTAAAAGTGAGTTTTATGGCGCACAAGCGTTGCGTGGTTCACGTGGCAAAAGAAAGCGGAGAAAAAATGAATGCTTTCTTCAAAGAAGATTTACCTGTAAATATGGATGTTCTGATTGCCGGAGCCATTCTTGCCGACGTTGGTAAATTACTTGAATATGAATTAAAAGATGGAAAATCTGTACAGGGAAAATATGGCAAATACCTGCGCCATCCTTTTTCCGGAGTTTCTCTTGCCGAAAAATGCGGAGTTCCTCCAGAAGTTTGCCATATCATTGCTACCCACGCTGGTGAAGGCGATATGGTAAAACGTACCACCGAAGCTTATGTAGTTCACCATTCCGACTTTATGACTTTTGAACCCTTTCGTGATCGTCTAAAATTTTAGTTACTAAAATCGCAACAAAATGAATCTGATAGAAAAAATTCTCGCTACCCATGCTTCCGAAACTTCGGTAAAACCGGGTGATATAATTGATGTGTACATTGATACCCGCGCAGCCCGCGACTTTGGCGGAGCCAACGTGGTAAAAAATCTTCTCGACAACGGTTTAACCGTAGCCGACCCGTCCAAAACCATTTTTACTTTCGACTGCAACCCCGGTGGTAGCGACCAGAAATATGCTGCTAACCAGCAATATTGTCGTTTGTACGCCCGCCAGTACGGAATAGCAATTCATGACATTGATAGTGGCATAGGTACCCACAATGCCATTGACAACGGACTTGCCTGGCCAGGATGTACTTTTGTTTCCACCGATTCACATGCCAATATCATGGGTGCCATCGGTGCTTTTGGTCAGGGTATGGGCGATCAGGATATTGCTGCTGCCTGGGCAAAAGGTTCCGTATGGTTTAAAGTTCCGGCTTCCGTAAAGCTGAATTTTACCGGGAAACGCCCTCAAAATGTTACTGCTAAAGATATTGTACTCAACTTGCTTTCCATTTTCGGTGCCAATAAACTCCTGGGATATTCTGTGGAACTTTGCGGAGAAGCAATTGATAGATTATCTCTTGACGAACGCATCACAATATCCTCCATGGCTACCGAAATGGGAGCTATCATACTTCTTTTTGCTCCTACTCCCGCCGTAATCGCCGAACTGAAAGCTCTTACCGGCAAGGAATACCCAATCATAGCTGCTGATACCGATGCTGAATATGAAAAGGTTTTTGATATTGATATTACCAAATTTGTTCCAATGGTGGCAAAACCGGGACATCCGCACGATGACATTCCGGTGGAATCGGTAAAAAAACAAAAGATTGATTCTGCTTTTATCGGTTCGTGTACCAACGGCAGAATGCAGGATTTACGCATTACTGCAGAAATATTAAGAAATAAAAAAGTAGCACCCGGAGTTGTTTTAAAAATTGTTCCGGCTACGGATGATATCTGGAAACTTGCCCTGGAAGAAGGCTTGATTAAAATTTTAAAGGATGCAGGGGCATTGGTTTCCAATGCAGGATGCGCTGGTTGCGCTGCAGGCCAGGTTGGACAAAACGGTCCAAACGAAGTTACCATCAGTACCGGTAACCGTAATTTTGAAGGAAAACAGGGAAAAGGATTTGTTTACCTGGCATCTCCGGCAATAGTTGCTGCTTCGGCAGTTGCCGGCTATATTACTACACCAGACGAAATTCCGGCTTCCCCTGCCGTTTTCGAAAAGAAAGAAAGTCTTAAGTCTGTTATTTCTGCAAAAGAAAAAGATACCAATAAACCTACCACCGTTGAAGGTCGGGTTTGGTTTATCAAAAAAGATGATATTGATACCGATATGATTTTCCACAACCGCTATCTTACCATCACCGACATCAAAGAAATGGGACAGTATGCCTTCGACAATCTGGAAGGCTACAAAGATTTTGCAAAAAAAGCACAACCCGGAGATATTGTAGTTACTACCAAAAACTTCGGTGCAGGCAGCTCCCGCCAGCAGGCAGTGGATTGTTTTCTCTCTCTTGGCATTTCCTGCATCCTAGCTGAATCATATGGTGCTATTTACGAACGTAATGCTATTAATGCAGCCTTGCCTATCCTTACTTACAAACCCGGTAAAATGGAAGAAATCGCATTGGAAGAAGGAGACAAAATCCGTGTGAATTTCCTTACCGGAGAAATTACCAACATCACCAAAAACAGGAATACCTTAATTAATAGGTTTTACAACGTCCAGACCAAAATTTATCAAAACGATGGGTTGTTGTAATTGAAACGTTTACATACAAACGGCTAATCTATCTCAGGTTAGCCGTTTTTTTTTATAAATATTCAGAAAAAATGATTCCATGTCAAAAAATTGCGAAATTTGCGCAATCAAATACCCAATATATTTAAACTAAAATGTCGAAAATAATTTCGTTGTCAGAAGCCGCCTCCATAGGTATTCATGGAGTTGTATTGATTGCCCAATCAGAAAGTTTAATGAATGTTCAGCACATAGCTGATGCTACCGGTTCTTCGAGGCATCATGTTGCCAAGATAATGCAACGTCTTGTAAAAGATGGATATTTAACTTCCAGCCGTGGTCCTTCCGGTGGTTTTTCCTTAAAAAAGCCAGCTTCCGAAATCAATCTTCTGCAAATTTATGAATCCATTGAAGGAAAAGTTGAAAAACCTGAATGCCCTGTTGGTAACACCATCTGCCCTTTCGACAAATGCCTTATGGGAGGTGTAGTTACTACTCTTACCAACGACTTTGGCAATTATTTGCAAAGTCAAACCATTGATAAATTCCTAAA
The sequence above is a segment of the Lentimicrobiaceae bacterium genome. Coding sequences within it:
- a CDS encoding TonB-dependent receptor, translated to MRFKVLLITIISFLFAANIQAQGVVKGKVTDAQSGESLTGANVVYLKGKGVTTDSKGEFILKNLDAGIYKLEISFIGYQKEIKTVVLEKNQIKNIVIQLSPQKVLADEVVITGTRTENQLKNVPNRINVLTPRQLQSIPMQTIDDALEYVSGINVNRPFGIFSSKATITMRGLSGKDQARTLILVDGIPVNKTDGGTVNWNQINTDNVERIEVAKGPASSLYGGNAMGGVINIISKKPVEPFSGRISMDYGTFNTLGGKIYLAGKPQDSKFFWSLNSFARQSDGYITQAPADITQYVRKSNLKEASAGAKIGYDISKNQNVIASINYYNDYHGAGEKVYQENGNYTSQETWKANAAYNAKLKEYDVQAGFFYQRENYEKVSDYLSDNRYNYVEVLSKRSDMGLFANASHKFGEIHNVIAGMELKQGAVDASDVYYTSTDKVNNDGTMDFAALYAQDEILLLKQRMKIVAGLRYDYAGFHDGKFTIENPSYALKYISYYQVPDMKDESWTAFSPKLSVQYRFNDNYRLYVSYAKGFRPSILDDMCRSGKMSGGFKVANPSLKPEYLDNFEIGGDVTFWNKLRIELTGYYSIGTDFMYYISTGDSVDMPTGKVPVMKRDNISKVEIYGLECSANFTLNTIFNVFANYAYTHPKIKDYKINDPAVDANLDGKYLTDVPDHLVSGGVNFTPGFASFSILAKYTGQMWINDKNGFDDKYLFRYEYPSVFTMDAKVSKTFYNKFGLTLNIQNIFDEKYYNNKSEICPGRLITGEISYKF
- the wtpA gene encoding tungstate ABC transporter substrate-binding protein WtpA, which produces MMRKITLLSLILFSFLLAFPQKPKISGDLVIFHAGSLAVPMKKMIEAFNKEYPNVNVKAEAAGSVASARKITDLNRECDILASADYQVIDKMLIPKYADWNIRFASNEMAIVYTLQSKYADKITRNNWYDILLKKDVLVGRADPNSDPCGYRTVLTCKLAEKYYKKTGLAGKLLAKNNNMMRPKEVDLLALLETQSVDYIFIYKSIAIQHGLKYLALPDNINLKNPAFNKFYSTVNVKINGDKPGEKVIQNGEAMIYGLTILKNAPNRAAAEAFVKFMLDKNKGMKIMQQCGQPSVIPLQSTGYEKLPAELKKFATGNQ
- a CDS encoding LysR family transcriptional regulator, translating into MDELPEKFNKYSNVRVNYRIWINAEGGESVLDDEKWQLLQAIDANGSLVAAAEKLGISYRKAWGDMRNAEEILGFCLIEKQRGGAHGGTTTLTEEGKRFVENYEQFHQEFQEAVNQVIIRLKKRLKQGDVPSGL
- a CDS encoding pyrimidine/purine nucleoside phosphorylase, whose protein sequence is MFKSNEYFDGNVKSIAFATTDCPATVGVMAAGEYEFGTSTIEYMTVISGEMTVLLPNEKEWKTYRPFDTFIVAKDSKFKLKIPGDAAYLCRYK
- the ybaK gene encoding Cys-tRNA(Pro) deacylase; this encodes MHKTNAARILDKQGISYELKEYEVDEDDLSATSAAAKIGEGVNLVFKTLVLLGDKTGIIVAVIPGGAELNLKALAKVSNNKSVAMVHMKELLGITGYIRGGCSPIGMKKNYPTFIHESCRQYNFIYVSAGMRGLQLKIHPDDLVKSCRGMVCSIIL
- a CDS encoding cold shock domain-containing protein; the encoded protein is MKKEGKVKFFNESKGYGFIMDIASEKEYFVHASGLIDRIKEDDEVTFDLQEGKKGLNAVNVKLA
- a CDS encoding isocitrate/isopropylmalate family dehydrogenase: MAKRTIVTMPGDGIGKIVLEQAIRVLDAAGFEAEYVHGNIGWEFWCKEGNPFPDRTIELLKKHKIALFGAITSKPKDKAAAELAPELQDKGFVYYSPIVSMRQMFDLDICKRPCKTFKGNPLNFIRRGKDGEIVEPVIDTMIFRQNTEGLYSGVEWTNPPDQVYDALMTHPKFKQNFAWCPRPELAVSTRIFTKKHTERIVREAFEYAKEKGFKSITVCEKPNVIRETSGMMLKIAQDMAKNEYPDIRVDNTNIDAQMMWLTKNPEKYNVIVAGNMFGDIVSDGFAGLIGGLGFACSANIGKDVAVFEPTHGSAPKYADYEVPIVNPIAMVMSACMMLDHIGENQISAKIQKAVADVVEEGKVKAYDMMKLSGSPDVIKKGAASTVQMADAIIAKLK
- a CDS encoding HDIG domain-containing protein, which produces MTDRVKKLWPELEWINNADLREKVAATWELALQQSVLTTKDLETIPFTLLCGPDLKVSFMAHKRCVVHVAKESGEKMNAFFKEDLPVNMDVLIAGAILADVGKLLEYELKDGKSVQGKYGKYLRHPFSGVSLAEKCGVPPEVCHIIATHAGEGDMVKRTTEAYVVHHSDFMTFEPFRDRLKF
- a CDS encoding aconitase/3-isopropylmalate dehydratase large subunit family protein, with the protein product MNLIEKILATHASETSVKPGDIIDVYIDTRAARDFGGANVVKNLLDNGLTVADPSKTIFTFDCNPGGSDQKYAANQQYCRLYARQYGIAIHDIDSGIGTHNAIDNGLAWPGCTFVSTDSHANIMGAIGAFGQGMGDQDIAAAWAKGSVWFKVPASVKLNFTGKRPQNVTAKDIVLNLLSIFGANKLLGYSVELCGEAIDRLSLDERITISSMATEMGAIILLFAPTPAVIAELKALTGKEYPIIAADTDAEYEKVFDIDITKFVPMVAKPGHPHDDIPVESVKKQKIDSAFIGSCTNGRMQDLRITAEILRNKKVAPGVVLKIVPATDDIWKLALEEGLIKILKDAGALVSNAGCAGCAAGQVGQNGPNEVTISTGNRNFEGKQGKGFVYLASPAIVAASAVAGYITTPDEIPASPAVFEKKESLKSVISAKEKDTNKPTTVEGRVWFIKKDDIDTDMIFHNRYLTITDIKEMGQYAFDNLEGYKDFAKKAQPGDIVVTTKNFGAGSSRQQAVDCFLSLGISCILAESYGAIYERNAINAALPILTYKPGKMEEIALEEGDKIRVNFLTGEITNITKNRNTLINRFYNVQTKIYQNDGLL
- a CDS encoding Rrf2 family transcriptional regulator; its protein translation is MSKIISLSEAASIGIHGVVLIAQSESLMNVQHIADATGSSRHHVAKIMQRLVKDGYLTSSRGPSGGFSLKKPASEINLLQIYESIEGKVEKPECPVGNTICPFDKCLMGGVVTTLTNDFGNYLQSQTIDKFLKK